The Nicotiana tomentosiformis chromosome 9, ASM39032v3, whole genome shotgun sequence genome contains the following window.
ataaatcaaatcggTCTGCAAACAACGCCTTGACCTCGATTCAAGATAGTCTcaaggttagttaataagaacaatagAGAATGGAACAAACAACGATGAACAATAAGTAAAACAAAGAAGGTAGCGTGtgtgtatattcttatcaatGAAAAAACATATTCTCCCCtacaagtgaatgggatccctctttatataatagaggaatcctaaataaggtacaactctaataacggaagtagatcccctgattggcactaataaccgctatgatttgatatgttccgggatttccgccgtgatcttcgaccggttattGATATCTCGCCATTacgttattatgccttactcgaagttagtcatgcttgatctcgattgttgctggcctcgatctcaatgaacacttcgatcttcaggcttgatgttctatcttcgagctcgagcccgatctaatatgaggttaccctcgaggcaaaTCTCGTGCCAACAAAATCAGGTATGCCTGATTTCGACCTTATACATTGAGTTAGCTTTGAGCCAAAGCACCATGGACGCGTCACAAATTTTGCCAAATGATGCCATTGGTAAGGTGCTAGGAAAAGAGCACTCTGGAATGGTGAGGTGTTTGGGATTAGGACTTGTCCCCAGTAGAGATTTTAAACAAGTAAGACCTCATTTTGGTGGTACAAGTGCTTCAAGTAGTGAAGGTTCATGTTCGTCCCAATGCCAACAGAACCATAATAAAATGTAGAATGCTCACAATCAAATGATGAATGCTTTCAAGGCATATATGATAATGAAAGAAGGGACAATACCAGAACAGTTTGCGGGGTTCTTTGCTTCTCCTTCGACGGTTTCTCCTGCAACAGTAAGTAAAGTTCTTCAAGTCTTTTCCACTTAAATTTGTTTTTTTGCAAAGATAGAGTGGCTTAGGTTAGTACTATTGTTGTAGAACCTAGAGTACTGCATTGTCCTTAAAATTAGGAGCAGAATGCAATATAAAATTAATCTTTTATTTGGTCATGTTTATTAGTTGCTAGTTATTATTGGTTTTACTGACTTGTATACATTACCAATACTTTTTGACTGCTCCAATAAAGTATATATGCACAAACATCTCTTTTCTCAAtccaataaagaaaagaaagactgCAATGTTGATCTAAATTTGAATTTTAAGTACAAAGGAAACTTGAAGAGTTATACTTATTTACTTACAGTACTTAGTAGAACCTAGAGTAGTTGCAATGTATGATTCTTGCATGATTTTTATACTTTGCTTTTTCTTTTCATGCAGCCAAGTGATGCAGCTAGTAGACCCCTTTCGCCCATGGACTCAAGAAGATCATGCGGTGATAGTAATTCTAGTGACAACCGttgattttattgaaaattatcTTAGATAATTAATTCTGACAATATAGTTGGGTGGTTGGAGCGGATGTTAGAATGTTGGAGTGAATGTTTTGTGTTTAAATTTAGTTTTTGAGTCTAATGATGCTACTTAATGTTGACAATTTAGTTTTAAAGACTAATGATATTTTATGACAATATTTTATGGTTTTACGATATGTTATCGATTTCTCTTAACTTTAAAAtattttgtttctttgattatgatTTACAGCTTAGTTAGTGATTTTGTCAATAATATATGAATTAAAAGAATTCAATGAATCTATGGTTATGACTGCCAGGAGCTTTAAATATAagcaaataaaaaatttaaaatattatattgCAGAGGTTTCAAACCACCGCAATTCGTAATCGAAAATTATTTTAGAAAGATTAAAATTATAGATTTGCGAGGGTCAACCGCCGCGAAGTAACTGCCGCTACTTAGTTCTAGCGGTCAGCAAAAAACTGTCGCAAATTGATTGCGGCGACTCTTATTGTGGGGGTTTTAGCGACTGACGCAATAACATATTGCGAGGGTTTTAAACCGCCGCAAACCTTAAAAATAACCCCCGCAATTAGGCCTTTGTTTGtagtgtgcggccgcagattttggTGCGGGCCACACAtttccttgtgcggccgcactttggtcaTTTCTCTGATaggcaaacttcagagagtttgcaatttttTTGATCTCCAGGTGTGCGGTCTGCacaagaattgtgtggccgcagatccCTTTCTTCTGTGGCattcaaaattgtgtggtccacacaataattgtgcagtTCGCACACTTTTCACACTTAGCCATGTTTTTTGAGCAAAGTCCTTGTAAAGCACaatcattcctgcaacacacttcaaaaccagttagcacaaaataagacctatctaaagaagaagaaaaaaaacaagaaaaagaaacatgggttgcctcccaagaagcgcctgatataacgtcgcggcacgacgcagattaccatcatcaCTTGAAATAAATCACTGCCACGACGTAGCCATCACCAACATTTCCCAGATAGTGCTTcaccggtgaccattgactcaaaACACCTCATCatatttgttcttcaagtccaatgcaccaaaaggtgtcacactcATAATCTCAAACGGGCCACTtcatttagacttcaactttcccggaaatatccgtaaccgagaattgaacaacaacacaagatcaccttctttaaactccttgttccgaatgtacttgtcatggaggtacttcatcttctccttgtagaAAGAAGAACTTGTATATGCACGGTACTGGAATTCATCTAgctcattcaaatgtgcaacccgcaatgcagcagctgcatcccaatcaagatttaacttcttcaaagcccacatggccttgtgctcaagtttcaCCGGAAGGTGACgagctttgccaaacaccaaccggtatggagacatcccgataggagttttgaaagcagtccgataagcccaaagtgcatcatcaaacttgtttgaccaatccgtctgatTAGCATttactattttggaaaaaatactctttatctcccggttggagacttccacttgaccacttgcttgagggtgatagggagtcataactttatgagtgacaccatacttgctaagcaaggtgtcaaaagctttgttacaaaattgtgacccctcatcgcttatgatagcccgcagagtaccaaaccttgtgaaaatgttcttcttcaaaaatgccgccacacttcttgcttcattgttgggtagagcaacggcctcaacccattttgatATATAATCAACAGCTACCAAGATGTAGGGGTTTCCATAAGAACTCACaaagggacccatgaagtcaataccccacacatcgaaaatatcaatctccaaaatggtggtgaggggaatttcatttttctttgagattctatcggccctttgatattcatcacaacgcttgacgagatcacttgcatccttataaagagtgggccaatagaaaccgcaacttaacactttggtcgccgttcttgctccaccatggtgaccaccatatggcgaagaatgacaagccctaaGAATTTCACATTGTTCCTCCTCCGGtgcacatcttctaatcactccatacgtacaaatccggaaaaggtacagttcatcccaataatagtcttgactatcccgtttgagcttcttccatCGGTTTGAAAAGAACTCAGCCGGGATAATACCACtgacaagaaaatttgctagatccgcgaaccatggcacctctttcattgaaatggctaagagttgctcatcaaggaaggagtcattgatttcaaggctatCATGCGGCCTccactcctcctccaaatgagacaagtggtccgccacttgattttcacttccttttcggtcttggatgtctatgtcacacttgcaataaaagcacccatctATGAAGTAGTAGTTCACTCGATTGATATTTAGATCATTTGAATCTGATTGTTTCCTTGTTCATATGTTTATTGGACCATGATGTTAATTTTAGAGTTGCAAAGTTTTGTTTTGAGTTGATTTAACCGGATAAAGGGTCTATTGAATCACTGTATATTggcttgtttactaattttgttcATGAGATTGTGGTGTCATTAGTTTTGTTTAAGAAATATACAGAATATGGGATATTGGGTTGGATAATTTGCTTAGGCCACGATTTGTTTCTAAGGAAATTGGTTTTTGGGCTGTTGGAGAAGAAAAGATTTTGGGCCAAAAGATTTAGTCTCATCAGGcccaaagtaataaataacatagctggctcatctttctctaaactagcccacttttctataaataataaatccaattcttccacaaataattacatacctcatgaccttacaataatctcaaaattagtaattgaataatattcgaacatcatagcttgctttaggcgcgattaataataaatcatcgtgactgtgggtacggttctcgtggcatggtcacgatacgtaatccccaattcgagtgtgcgtttcacgtgactcgaccacaacttcaaacaataataaataaaattaaacacgttgtagattgcgggtgcatttcacgtgacgcgatttgcgatgtgtataaacaatgagtgtacgacaacgtaactcgtctcatattaattccataaaatttttaaaatgcaGTAATGTAATAAAAGCGGTAAAGGGAATAAAATGCAtatataggtttaaaacatgtattaaattagataactaggccaattattaagAGTTGAGctaccgtgctaaaatcacggaactcgggagtgccttacaccttctctcgggttaacagaattccttactcggtcttctgtgttcgcagaccataaataagagtcaattttcctcgatttgggattctaaaataaatcggtgacttgggacaccataaattattccaagtggtgactctgaatAGATAAagaatctcatttcgaataatatcacttaaattggaaaaactccctatcccctatcccctcgggaaaaagaattcagcacggtgatgccagggatgttactattggggatgatggggtattgaggatgcatggtcgtatttgtgtgccaaatatagatggggtgcgtgaattgattcttgaagaagcccacaatttgcggtattctattcattcgggttccgctaagatgtaccaggacttgaggcagcactattggtggagaaaaatgaagaaagatatagttgtgTTTGTAGAtcgatgtttaaattgtcaacaggtgaaatacgagcatTAAATACCAGGCGGATTGCTTCAAAGATTGAAAAttccggaatagaaatgggagcgtattaccatgtacttcgtagttggactcccacggactttgagaaagtttgatgctacttgggtaattatggataggttgactaagtccgtgcattttattccagtaggtactacttattcttcggagcggttggctgaggtttatatccacgagattgtttGCCACGGTATGCCAGTGTCCGTCATTTTAGATCAGGGCACccagtttacatcacaattttggagagcagcacaacgagaattgggcacacagattcagttgagtacaacatttcaccctcagacggacggatagtccgagcgtactattcagatattggaggatatgctacgtgcttgtgtcattgatttttaGGGTTCTTGAGATCAGCTtatgccactcgcggagtttgtttgcaataacagctaccaatcgagcattcagatggctccgtatgagactttatatgggagacagtgtcggtctccggtgggttggtttaagCCGGGTGATACTAGgatactgatttggttcaggagcTTTGGAGAGGGTGGGCGGAACTtttcaatagcaaacacaatggcaaggaacTTTTTTCGGTCATAGTGTAATTGATTTAGGCAACATTCattgtcttactagcatagtagaccggatgaaagatcttattgatacgttgccccaaaactgctccaaccgccacatcactagcatcacacatgagctcaaaaggagtGCTCTAATTCggggcggtgataatgggagtagttgtcaacttgaacttgagcaattcgaatgctttcatgcaatcatcattgaagtgaaatttagcatctttctccaaaagcttgcacaaggggttcaccaccttagaaaaatcctttatgaaacaCCGGTAGAACCCCGTGTGACATAAGAAACttctcactcccttcacggatgttggaggtggaagtttagaaatcacctctattttctcCTTGTCGATCTCAAtccccttctttgaaatcttgtggccaaggacaataccctccTCGAACATGAAATGGCATTTATCCCAATTCatcaccaagttcgtctcttcacatcttgccaagaccttatccaaattttccaagcaatcatcaaaggaatccccaactaccgaaaagtcatccatgaagacttcatgGTAATCCTCTACCATATctgtaaagatcgccatcatacaccattggaaagttatcggtgcattgcataagccaaatggtattcgcttgaaagcgaaagtgccatagggaaaAGTGAAGGTTGTTTCCTCTTGATCTTctggggcaataaggatttgattgtagcatgaatatccatctagaaagcaatagaactcCCGGCctgccaacctatcaagcatttgttcaagcaagggtaatgggaaatggtctttccttgtgactttgtttagcttccgattgtctatacacactctccacccagtcaccgttcttgttggaatcaaatcgttcttatcattggtgaccacaattAAGCCCCCCTTCTTTCGGAAcgcattgcaccggagaagtccacgaactgtcagaaatggggtagacaaccccgacatctaaccatttatgatctcctttt
Protein-coding sequences here:
- the LOC138898477 gene encoding uncharacterized protein; translated protein: MSPYRLVFGKARHLPVKLEHKAMWALKKLNLDWDAAAALRVAHLNELDEFQYRAYTSSSFYKEKMKYLHDKYIRNKEFKEGDLVLLFNSRLRIFPGKLKSK